A region from the Pseudopipra pipra isolate bDixPip1 chromosome 8, bDixPip1.hap1, whole genome shotgun sequence genome encodes:
- the LOC135417950 gene encoding LOW QUALITY PROTEIN: zona pellucida sperm-binding protein 4-like (The sequence of the model RefSeq protein was modified relative to this genomic sequence to represent the inferred CDS: inserted 1 base in 1 codon), producing the protein MLKPLLLSSLSVDTEGKAHALQNDSDCGLLVSETPDGSRKVLVSYTGCYIFEWNGHYLLXVGLEGRDAAGQKVLHEETLLRCPVDLPALDAPSSSVCSAVRSQDRLPCASLPVSQGNCEVRGCCYDPRDRVNPCYFGNTVTAHCTPDGQFSIAVSRDVTLPPIVLDSVQLASGHSTGCVPTVKNHAFVVYQFPLSACGTTFQVTGDQAIYENELVASRDVKTASLGSVTRDSTFRYYPGADVAGCHCVQCFLFEPT; encoded by the exons ATGTTAAAGCCACTGCTGCTGTCTTCTCTTTCTGTAGACACTGAGGGGAAGGCACATGCTCTGCAGAATGACTCTGACTGTGGGCTGTTGGTATCCGAGACTCCAGATGGCTCCAGGAAAGTATTGGTTTCTTATACTGGCTGTTATATCTTTGAATGG AATGGCCATTACCTTC CTGTTGGGCTTGAAGGAAGAGATGCTGCTGGGCAAAAGGTTCTTCATGAAGAGACGCTGCTCAGGTGCCCTGTGGACCTTCCTG ccctAGATGCTCCAAGCAGTAGTGTCTGTTCGGCTGTTCGCAGCCAGGACCGGCTGCCGTGTGCCTCCTTGCCTGTCAGCCAGGGAAACTGTGAAGTGCGAGGCTGCTGCTATGACCCTAGAGACAGGGTAAATCCTTGCTACTTTGGTAACACAG TGACAGCTCATTGCACACCAGATGGCCAGTTTTCCATTGCTGTTTCTCGAGATGTGACCCTGCCACCCATTGTCCTGGACTCTGTGCAACTGGCCAGTGGACACAGTACTGGCTGTGTTCCTACTGTGAAAAACCATGCATTTGTTGTGTACCAGTTCCCACTCTCTGCCTGTGGCACCACTTTTCAG GTGACTGGAGACCAAGCCATATATGAGAATGAGTTGGTGGCATCCAGGGATGTGAAAACTGCAAGCCTTGGCTCTGTGACTAGGGATAGCACTTTCAGGTATTACCCTGGGGCTGATGTTGCTGGGTGCCATTGTGTTCAATGTTTTCTCTTTGAGCCTACATGA
- the LOC135417952 gene encoding cytochrome P450 2C19-like, which translates to MELLGAATVVLLICIACLLSFAAWKGKSGKGKMPPGPTPLPILGNLLHVRPNNLAKTLEKLSEEYGPVFTVHLGSDPVVVLHGHDVVKEALVDRADEFAARGHMPIGERANNGLGIIFSNNEPWLQVRRFALTTLRNFGMGKRSIEERIQEESDYLLEEINKTKGTPFDPTFMLSCSVSNVICSIVFGKRYDYKDKKFLALMNNMNNIFEMMNSHWGQLYQMFSKILDYLPGPHNKIFAEFDALKAFVAEEVKLHQASLDPNSPQDFIDCFLSKMQEEKDRPDSSFHLKNLITSTFDLFIAGTETTSTTIRYGLLLLLKYPKIQEKVQEEIDQVIGRSRKPCVADRTQMPYTDAVVHEIQRFISLIPLALPHTVTKDTSFREYIIPKGTTIYPVLSSVLHDSKEFANPYEFNPEHFLNKNGTFKKSNFFMPFSAGKRICPGEGLARMEIFLLIATILQNFTLKSVVDPQELSITPTLSGTGNVPPAYQLCALPR; encoded by the exons ATGGAGCTCCTGGGAGCAGCCACTGTTGTCCTTCTGATTTGCATTGCTTGCCTGCTCTCCTTTGCAGCATGGAAAGGGAAATCTGGAAAGGGGAAGATGCCTCCAGGACCAACTCCCCTTCCCATTCTAGGTAACTTGCTGCATGTGAGACCAAATAACTTGGCCAAAACCCTCGAGAAG CTCAGTGAAGAGTATGGACCAGTGTTCACAGTGCATCTGGGCTCTGACCCAGTGGTGGTGCTGCACGGACATGATGTGGTGAAAGAAGCTTTGGTTGATCGTGCGGATGAGTTTGCTGCCAGAGGACACATGCCAATAGGAGAGAGGGCCAACAATGGATTAG ggaTTATTTTCAGCAACAACGAGCCCTGGTTACAAGTCCGGCGGTTTGCTCTCACCACTCTGCGGAACTTTGGAATGGGGAAGAGGAGCATCGAAGAGAGGATACAGGAGGAGTCTGACTACTTGCTGGAAGagataaacaaaacaaagg GAACACCTTTTGACCCAACCTTCATGCTGAGCTGTTCTGTCTCCAATGTCATATGCTCCATCGTCTTTGGGAAACGGTATGATTACAAAGACAAGAAGTTCCTGGCTCTGATGAACAACATGAACAACATCTTTGAGATGATGAACTCCCATTGGGGACAG CTCTACCAGATGTTCTCAAAGATCCTGGATTACTTGCCTGGCCCACACAACAAAATCTTTGCAGAATTTGATGCTCTCAAAGCCTTTGTGGCAGAGGAGGTGAAGTTGCACCAAGCCTCCCTAGATCCCAACTCCCCTCAGGATTTCATCGACTGTTTCCTCAGCAAAATGCAGGAG GAGAAAGATCGTCCTGATTCCAGTTTCCACCTGAAGAACCTGATAACGAGCACCTTTGACTTGTTTATTGCTGGAACTGAGACAACTAGCACCACCATACGATATgggcttctgctgcttctcaaaTATCCAAAGATACAAG AGAAAGTTCAAGAAGAGATTGACCAAGTAATAGGACGATCAAGAAAACCGTGTGTGGCTGACCGGACCCAGATGCCCTACACAGATGCGGTGGTCCATGAAATCCAGCGCTTCATCTCTCTTATCCCCCTGGCTCTCCCTCACACTGTGACCAAAGACACCTCCTTCAGAGAGTACATCATTCCTAAG GGAACCACAATTTATCCTGTCCTCAGTTCTGTCCTCCATGACAGTAAAGAGTTTGCAAATCCATATGAGTTCAACCCTGAACATTTCTTGAACAAGAATGGCACCTTTAAGAAGAGCAACTTCTTCATGCCCTTCTCAGCAG GAAAGCGAATATGCCCTGGAGAGGGATTGGCACGAATGGAGATATTCTTACTCATAGCCACCATCTTGCAGAACTTTACCTTGAAGTCTGTTGTCGACCCCCAGGAGCTCAGCATAACCCCGACACTGAGTGGGACAGGCAACGTACCTCCTGCCTACCAGCTCTGTGCTCTCCCCCGCTGA